The nucleotide window AGGTCAGTGAGACAACAGTATCCCAGAGTAGATTTTCTGTTACCACAAAGATCTGCTGAATGAAGCTTAAAAGTTATTTCTGCTCTCCTTCATGCAGCCTGGACATGGTTTACCATGGTTGTAGGAGGAGAGGCAGCAATAGTTCCACGCAACACACTCTATCATGGTGTTTAAGTTCATGTGAGTAATCGGAGAATGACACCTCACGTTGAGCGGGACCCTTTCCCGCCTGGTCTCCCGAGGCCAGGGTCCGACCACCACAGCGGGTGGTGGTGCAGCCggatcccctccacatccccgcGCCCTCCCTACACCCACCCTAATAGGATCGGGACCAGAGCCCCCAGCAGCCAGGAGCACCCAGCCTGGATGAGCCCAGACCccgtcccctccacagttcccgGTAAAAGCGGCGTAGTTCCCTCAGAGCATCACGTCATCCAGGATCCGCGTGCCCTCCTGCCAAAATAAAATAGGGAACCCATGCTTTAAAGACAGCGTTTCTTAATAAACAACCTTTGAAATAAACTTACTTTATGTAGATAAGATGCAGTATCTTCTCTACATATAAAGGGAAGTGTATTTCAGAACTTGTTACTTAAGCTCGACTTATCTCGCACCAACATTTTCAGAATTGATCAATTTCTGCGTCCGGTCGCACTTATCAGCTTTACTTTGATCACGTAACAATAAAGAGCATCTAGTTCACGCGGACCGGGATCGATCGGATGGCTGTTGATGAGCTCGTTTGCTGTTCAACAGTCTGCCCCTCCCTGGATGTTCCTTGTTCAGTGGCTGATCTGCGACATCTTAAATTAAGACGAAGTAGAGCTTTCTCCAAAGCATGTTGAAACTGCGAAGTTGAAAAATAGTAAATAATGGGATCGACCACACTGTTCAGATACGTTATAAACAACGTATTGTAAAATATATTCGCTGCTATGTGATACGACTTGCTGTCGAATGGATTTCTTAGTTTAGTCACCAAAACCGCGACCACAGCAACACTGGTGGGCAAGAAGCAAATGACAAAAACCGCAGCCACGGCTATCACAAGTTTCACAGTTCGCTTATATTTAGCCCGCATTCCAGCTTCCATCTGCCGTAACCTCCAGATGATGGAGGACGTAGAGAACAGGATAACTGAAACTGGCAAAAGAAActtaaagaatataaaaataaagtcagTCCAAATTGCTGTGGGACGCAGAGCCTTGTTTATGCTGAAAGGCTCACAGTTTGTCACGTTGTGTTGTTTGAAATCATGTCGATATTTCAGCAAGGGCAAGCAAATAGCCACCGCTACAATCCACAGACCGCCTGCTATCATCACCGCACACCTTGTAGAGATCCCGTTTACCTTGTGGAGTGGATGGACCACCTTAAAGTAACGATCGATCGCTATAACCATGAGGAAAAAGACGCTGCCAATCCGGTTCAGGGAAATCATGAATATGTTCAGTCGACACAGTCCATCACCAAAAATCCAGTCCTTCCTTCGGATAAAATAAACAGCCCGAAAAGGCAGACAGTACATTAACAGAGTGTCCGCAATCATGAGATTCAGTGAATACACAATACTTGGTTTCCGCGACTTCACATGAACACAAAATATCCACAAAGCAATCGTATTTCCAGCAAGCCCGAGGATGAATGTGACGATAATTACGGGCGGGTTGTAGGATGAGTTAACATCATCACCAGGAGCACATTGCGGGGTCGAGTTCGCCATTGTGCGAAAAAGTCAAGTTGTGTCCGGGGAGAGCAAACTCAATCAGAGACAAACAATCTGTAAAGTTGATCTTCGAATGAGTTTGTTCCCCTGTGGGTGAACTATATGGGCGGAGTGAAATAGTCAGAGCACCAATAAATTGTGCGATCGAATAATCAATTCCCTGAAAACTGGGCGCATCAGCATTTAAATTAAGCAGCAAACAATGAAATATATTTAGCTTTCATTGCCAGGCATAAAATTGTACAATACTTAGTTTTGCTGTTGAGTGCATGAATAATTTTGTATTAAAAATTAATGAGGGGGCGTAATTTTAAGCTGATATGAGGGAAGTGTAGGGGGACGTCAGAGGCAGAGTTCTTTACGTAGCAAGGTTGGGTGCGAGGAACACGCTGCCAagtttggtggtagaggcagatacattaggggcatttctGAACCGTTAGGTAGGCAgaaggatgatagaaaactggaggactATGTAGGGTTTGACTGATCTCAAAGTAGATTAAAATTCGACACACATCGTACTGTGATATAACATGTTCTTTTAAAAAGGACATATTATGTAATAGTAATCAACTCCAAAAATTATTTCACTGTTACTAAATGCATTCTTGTAATATCTCCTGCCGACAATTAACATCAAAATGTACTGGGATATGAATTAAAAGCAGAAAACGCAGAAAAAAATTCCGGCATGTCAACTATGGAAAGAAAATCAGAGATAATGCTTCAGTATGTAGGTCTTTCATTATATTTCTTTTGGATTTCAACAGTTATTGATTATCTTTTGAGATGGAGACGACTCCCTGAACATCATCTGGTACcagtgaaggtgctgtatttaagcAAATCTTCTTTATTTTAAGGATTTGTAATATACAAGTCCATCTACTTCCTCTGGTTTGGGAAAGCGATTCAGCTTGAGTGACACGGCTACTGAACAGAATGGTTTCAAAATATCTGAGTGGATCAATATCTATCCTGATGTGCAATGGGGATGCTGAGAGACATTATGGGATCAGGAAAGAGGAAAGAGTCAAAGCAGCAGAGGGCTTCAAAGGTATCACAGCTATTTGTGAACCATTAGCCTGCGGGGAGGCGGTAACAATCCGTAAGTTATGAAATTGACGCTGGAGGGTAAATAGAGTCTTCTGGGCAAATACGTCAGGGATTCCTAAGGGAGATTCAAGCCTGATACTCAGTGGTGGTGGGTCGTGTTCCCATTGGAAATACGAGAAAGTGTCCAGGAGCTGACGTTCAGGAGAGGGTAATTTGCACAAGCACTCTCACACTGTCCTTGTCAGCAGACTTGACGAGTCATTCCAGGAGTCATTCTTATTGAAGAGAGTCTTGCAAATGCAGGTTCAGTAGAGGGAGCAAATTGAAATATTTAGTTCTGAGTTGGCAGAGAGTGATGAATGgatcaggagaaggaaagggctTTCAAGAGTGACCAGGATTTGTAAAGGAATCTGGAAATGGGGATCTCAAATGTTGAGTACACCTGATCATGGGGACTCTAGCTTTTTAACCTCTTCTCAAGTAGGTCTGGAATCAAGCATCACTCAAGTCACACATGGGAAAAGCAGGACCTGGGGATCGACTGTTGCTGAATATATCTCCAGCAGTGTGAATGCTGAGAATGTTACTGTACGAGCTGAGTGGAGGGAGAGTGTGACGGAGAGGGATAAGCAGCAACACAGGCTCTTCCAAGTCATCCAACAGGCAGAAGCTTGGATCAACTTTGGCTGTGAGGTTATCGATACACTCGAAACAgtacaccagaaatgaatgcaggaCCAGGCCATAGAGATCCCTGAACTTCACCCAGAATTCACTCAGATCATCACCTCAACACTTGCTACACATTGGCACAAATGGCAGAACCTCTGCCTCACTGCACCAGAACTCTGGGTTCAACAAATAACCCTGGATTCCTTTGGGTCTTACCCCTTGAACATGACCccgctaaggagcaccaggccattgtctcccacaccgtcctgacgaagggtctcgaaaacgttgactgtacttcttcctatagatgctgcctggcctgctgctttccaccagcattttgtgtgtgttgcatctcaCTTTAAGCACActctaccttgttatttcatgttcgtcTTATTTACTGCTCGTTATTTAGATTTGCATTTGCACCGTTTCTTGTTCGttgatcctgcttacagttactgaTCTATAGATTTACCGCATGCCCGCATGGAAAAGAGtcccagggttgtacatggtggcaTGTCTGTACTCTAAAAATCAATTTTACTTTTAaaattgaacttttgaactttgaacatgattGCCTGATTGGATAATTATCGAGCTGGTGGGCAGGTGTGCTTCATAAAATGGCCACTATTGGGATTCAGGTAAaagtctgtaatggccactggCCACTATGAATGAAAGGCTCCTGCAGGTACACTACCTGCTGACCGGAATTCCTGGGAGTTCTGTTGATGTCCACTTAGATAAAGATTGAAGATGATGGATTCCAAAGGGTCTCCCAGGTATCAGAGCAGACCTGCTGTCAGATAATTTAACCACTGGAGGCGCTAGTCTGGTGAAGATCAGAGGCACCAAGCTTTATCACtcggacttatttcataatttattagcataatttacatattactatttagctatttattgttctattactatttattatttatggtgcaactataacgaaaaccaatttcccccggatcaataaagtgtgactactGCTACTACTACTACGACTGCTGCTTCTATCAGGTTCCCCCTATAGCAGGTGAGTTATTCTGCCGAGCCTCCCAGTGCTCATGCTGAGAAATACAAAACGAATTCAAGTCTTTGTGTCCTAATGCTCAGACAATCCTTCATTGCCACCTCAATTTCTACTTCACTTCAATCCTTCAGTCTTCCTCCAATCTTGCTGCCGTCACTGCGGACACGTCTGCCTCATTCAACAAATATGAATAACCACGCCGACTTTGTGAAACCCTGGCCAACGGCTACTCAAAGTACAGAAGGCACATTGAGGATGGAACTGAGAAGCCCATGCCCATACTTCAGAAACGCAGGAAAGAGCTGCGTTATCAGTAGGAGGAGCagaccacctcacctacacccacTCCACACCCTGTCATTCTGCTCATCT belongs to Mobula hypostoma chromosome 27, sMobHyp1.1, whole genome shotgun sequence and includes:
- the LOC134338372 gene encoding hydroxycarboxylic acid receptor 2-like: MANSTPQCAPGDDVNSSYNPPVIIVTFILGLAGNTIALWIFCVHVKSRKPSIVYSLNLMIADTLLMYCLPFRAVYFIRRKDWIFGDGLCRLNIFMISLNRIGSVFFLMVIAIDRYFKVVHPLHKVNGISTRCAVMIAGGLWIVAVAICLPLLKYRHDFKQHNVTNCEPFSINKALRPTAIWTDFIFIFFKFLLPVSVILFSTSSIIWRLRQMEAGMRAKYKRTVKLVIAVAAVFVICFLPTSVAVVAVLVTKLRNPFDSKSYHIAANIFYNTLFITYLNSVVDPIIYYFSTSQFQHALEKALLRLNLRCRRSATEQGTSREGQTVEQQTSSSTAIRSIPVRVN